In Zingiber officinale cultivar Zhangliang chromosome 8B, Zo_v1.1, whole genome shotgun sequence, a single genomic region encodes these proteins:
- the LOC122017362 gene encoding probable beta-1,3-galactosyltransferase 12 yields the protein MPQHHHSIGCDFVDDDDEHLKKKRRPQSKASVFLPSNALGLSRRILVLILVLAAACLFVGVAGIAFSASALRRPPRIATVFRCGSSQDALRAFRSKSLAAAGREEEVVAPRPKVLAVVGVYTGFSAVNRRAALRSIWFPSDPDALSRFDQATGLALRFVIGQTKDSRNMTALKKEIDQHHDFILIDADEDNLNLPHKTLEFFKAAFKLFDAEFYVKADDDIYLRPDRLATLLAKDRAHRFSYIGCMKKGPVITDPNMKWYESSGKLIGNEYFLHADGPIYALSADTVAFLANARNDSLRFFNNEDVTIGSWMLAINVNHEDNKALCEPICSPTSIAVWSNPRCLDPCNLKHKLMKLHNISMCSNSSTLPPEDEDDYDER from the exons ATGCCACAACACCACCACTCCATTGGCTGCGACTTCGTCGACGACGACGATGAGCacctgaagaagaagaggaggccaCAGTCCAAGGCCTCCGTCTTCCTGCCATCTAACGCTCTCGGCCTCTCCCGCCGCATCCTCGTCCTCATTCTCGTCCTCGCCGCGGCTTGCCTTTTCGTCGGAGTCGCTGGGATCGCATTCTCGGCCTCCGCCCTCCGTCGCCCTCCGCGTATTGCCACTGTATTCCGGTGTGGAAGCTCTCAGGATGCCCTCCGTGCTTTCAGATCCAAGTCCCTCGCCGCCGCCGGCCGGGAGGAGGAGGTCGTGGCGCCGAGGCCGAAGGTGCTCGCAGTGGTCGGCGTCTATACTGGGTTTTCGGCGGTCAATCGCCGCGCTGCGCTACGCAGTATCTGGTTCCCCTCTGATCCGGACGCCTTGTCGCG TTTCGATCAAGCTACTGGATTGGCTCTTAGATTTGTGATAGGGCAGACAAAAGATTCAAGGAATATGACAGCTCTGAAAAAGGAAATAGACCAACACCATGACTTTATTCTTATAGATGCTGATGAAGATAACTTGAATTTGCCCCATAAGAC GTTAGAATTTTTCAAAGCAGCTTTCAAACTTTTTGATGCAGAATTTTATGTGAAAGCTGATGATGATATATATCTGCGTCCAG ACCGACTTGCTACACTTCTTGCCAAGGATCGAGCACATCGTTTTAGTTACATTGGCTGCATGAAAAAGGGCCCGGTTATCACAGACCCAAATATGAAATG GTATGAAAGTTCTGGCAAGTTGATTGGGAATGAATATTTTCTCCATGCTGATGGCCCAATATATGCTCTTTCTGCTGATACAGTAGCTTTTTTGGCAAATGCCAGGAATGATAG TTTGAGGTTTTTCAATAATGAGGATGTCACCATTGGTTCATGGATGCTTGCCATCAACGTCAATCATGAGGATAATAAAGCTCTGTGTGAGCCTATATGCAGTCCCACATCTATTGCTGTCTGGAGCAACCCAAGATGCTTAG ATCCCTGCAACCTTAAACACAAATTGATGAAGCTTCACAATATCAGTATGTGCTCAAACAGCTCCACGTTGCCTCCAGAAGATGAAGACGACTACGATGAGCGCTAG
- the LOC122016115 gene encoding uncharacterized protein LOC122016115 — protein sequence MKAGPPRGSAQPLSNGAFVVVDTVDTIATSSFVSSSPDSSSKVNYIEHCVSRMDTLAGLAIMYGVEISDIKRLNGLMTDIEMFAHKTLQIPLPGRHPPAPCLSNASVANGTTTRVQTPPRHPSNDVLDLFYSIQHKTPSAVSPAMSSLQAYYGLATPPKKSPVVEGRDLAAYRRNCLADDLVLTKPPLSDPIPSRHRKTRSLVNEIPMEVGETTGSKAVIEATENNEIEKSIRRRQKNDSIPSLCSPDLLLEDNSSGFQGRKGKSLAMRPKLGSRTDTDMSHSNAVPDGESSIVNGLISVRKSSSTSDLQNSESSSFVWPTSKWTLKPEVLAWPLFDALPKPTTAKKNKAALD from the exons ATGAAGGCTGGGCCTCCCCGTGGTAGCGCTCAACCGTTGTCTAACGGCGCGTTCGTCGTCGTCGATACGGTTGATACGATCGCCACATCCTCATTCGTGTCGTCTTCGCCTGATTCCTCTTCTAAAGTTAACTATATCGAGCATTGCGTATCAAGAATGGATACTCTTGCTGGTCTAGCCATAATGTATGGCGTCGAG ATATCAGACATAAAGAGATTAAATGGGTTGATGACAGATATAGAGATGTTTGCTCATAAGACATTGCAGATTCCTCTGCCTGGAAGGCATCCCCCAGCACCTTGTCTCTCAAATGCTTCGGTTGCTAATGG AACAACAACCAGAGTACAAACACCACCTCGTCACCCTAGTAATGATGTGTTGGATTTATTCTATTCGATCCAGCACAAAACTCCAAGTGCAGTCTCCCCAGCAATGAGCAGCTTACAGGCATACTATGGTCTCGCCACTCCACCTAAGAAGAGTCCAGTTGTTGAAGGCAGAGATCTGGCAGCATATAGAAGAAACTGCTTGGCTGATGACTTGGTGCTGACTAAGCCTCCTCTTTCAGACCCAATTCCAAGTAGGCACCGGAAGACTAGAAGTTTGGTTAATGAAATTCCAATGGAAGTAGGTGAAACTACTGGCAGTAAAGCTGTTATAGAAGCTACAGAAAACAATGAGATTGAGAAATCTATCCGGAGGCGTCAAAAGAATGATTCAATCCCATCATTGTGCTCTCCTGACTTATTGTTGGAGGACAACAGTAGTGGGTTCCAAGGAAGGAAAGGAAAAAGTCTGGCAATGAGACCAAAATTGGGTAGCCGCACTGATACTGACATGAGCCACTCGAATGCTGTTCCTGATGGAGAATCCTCCATCGTTAACGGATTAATTTCAGTTAGGAAATCATCTAGCACATCGGACTTGCAGAACTCAGAGAGTAGCTCTTTTGTATGGCCAACTAGCAAATGGACTTTGAAACCAGAAGTCCTTGCGTGGCCACTGTTTGATGCCTTGCCAAAGCCTACAACTGCAAAGAAGAACAAAGCTGCTCTTGATTAG
- the LOC122016116 gene encoding dihydroceramide fatty acyl 2-hydroxylase FAH1-like — MVAQEFTVDLNKPLVFQVGHLGEAYEEWVHQPIVSKEGPRFFQNEILEFLTRTVWWAVPVIWLPVVCWCLAMSIERGITLPQLALVVATGILLWTLIEYTLHRFLFHIKTKSYRGNTLHYLMHGCHHKHPMDGLRLVFPPAATAILCIPFWNLAKLISIPTISPALFGGGLLGYVMYDCTHYYLHHGQPTVEPGKHLKRYHLNHHFRIQNKGFGITSSLWDIIFGTLPTQKSPSKAT, encoded by the exons ATGGTTGCACAGGAGTTCACAGTTGATTTGAATAAGCCTCTTGTTTTTCAG GTTGGTCATCTAGGAGAAGCTTATGAAGAATGGGTTCACCAACCTATAGTCAGTAAGGAAGGCCCACGTTTTTttcaaaatgaaattttggag TTCTTAACACGAACAGTATGGTGGGCGGTTCCAGTGATATGGCTGCCAGTTGTTTGTTGGTGTTTAGCCATGTCTATAGAAAGGGGAATAACACTCCCTCAGTTAGCTTTGGTGGTAGCGACTGGAATACTTCTATGGACCTTGATTGAGTACACTTTGCATCGGTTCCTTTTCCACATTAAAACTAAAAGCTATAG GGGAAACACTCTGCATTATCTTATGCATGGTTGCCACCACAAACATCCAATGGATGGGCTGCGGCTAGTATTTCCCCCTGCTGCTACTGCTATTTTATGTATACCA ttctGGAATCTTGCTAAATTAATCTCCATTCCGACAATATCTCCTGCCTTATTCGGAGGTGGGCTATTGGGTTATGTTATGTATGACTGCACTCACTACTACCTGCATCATGGACAACCTACCGTCGAGCCTGGTAAACACTTGAAG CGGTATCATCTGAATCATCACTTCAGGATTCAAAACAAGGGCTTTGGAATAACTTCTTCACTATGGGACATTATCTTCGGTACATTGCCCACACAAAAATCACCTTCTAAGGCCACATAG